In one Acipenser ruthenus chromosome 10, fAciRut3.2 maternal haplotype, whole genome shotgun sequence genomic region, the following are encoded:
- the LOC117414305 gene encoding rap guanine nucleotide exchange factor 4 isoform X3, whose translation MLLRIFRRVAIPCGTKKTPVMKKYRQYMAGLLAPPYGVMETGPSNDRMPDKENMSNNSLCSVSKHSNKTPLIESQAKPCPSKTITQVPSEKILRAGKILRNAILSRAPHMIRDRKYHLKTYKQCCVGTELVDWIMQQSPCVHSRTQAVGMWQVLLEEGVLNHVDQEHNFQDKYLFYRFLDDEQEDAPLPSEDEKKESDEEIQDTLLVLSQIGPDAHMRMILRKPPGQRTVDDLEIIYEELLHIKALSHLSTTVKRELAGVLIFESHAKAGTVLFNQGEEGTSWYIILKGSVNVVIYGKGVVCTLHEGDDFGKLALVNDAPRAASIVLREDNCHFLRVDKEDFNRILRDVEANTVRLKEHEQDVLVLEKIPSGSRGSNHGGTATQYKYTVMSGTPEKILEHFLETMRLDSTFTESDSALDDFVLMHCVFMPNSQLCSLLMAHYHAQPSQGTEQEKMDYALNNKRRVIRLVLQWATVCGELLQEEEASVAFLEDFYMSVSDDSRMIPALKEQLPELEKTVKHNSEEAKSSQKKHKVLLRQFSIGDERLQNRQPIRSNDEILFKVYCIDHTYTTIRVAVAASVKEVITAVADKLGSGEDLILVKLSSGGEKVVLKPNEISVFTTLSLNGRLFFCPRDQYDSLTPLPEQEGPSAGSMGTFELMSSKDLAYQMTIYDWEHFSCVHERELIYHTFGRHNFKKTTANLDLFLRRFNELQLWVVTEIGLCSQLGKRVQLIKKFIKIAAHCKEYKNLNAFYAIIMGLSNVAVSRLTQTWEKLPSKFKKFYSEFESLMDPSRNHRAYRLTVAKLEPPIIPFMPLLIKDMTFTHEGNKTFIDNLVNFEKMRMIANTVRIVRYCRSQPFNSDASLANKNHQEVRSYIRQLNVIDNQRTLSQLSNRLEPRRS comes from the exons acaCCTCTCATTGAAAGCCAAGCCAAACCGTGTCCTTCTAAAACCATTACACAG GTCCCTTCTGAAAAGATCCTGAGAGCTGGGAAGATTTTACGGAATGCAATTCTTTCTCGAGCGCCTCACATGATAAGAGATAGGAAATACCATTTGAAGACATACAA acaATGCTGCGTTGGGACAGAGCTGGTCGACTGGATAATGCAGCAGAGCCCTTGTGTTCATTCACGTACGCAGGCAGTCGGCATGTGGCAAGTGCTGCTGGAGGAAGGGGTTCTCAACCATG TGGACCAGGAGCACAATTTCCAGGACAAGTACTTGTTTTACCGCTTCCTGGATGACGAGCAGGAAGATGCCCCTCTGCCCAGCGAAGATGAGAAGAAGGAGAGCGACGAGGAGATCCAGGACACCCTGCTGGTGCTCTCACAGATCGGACCTGATGCACACATGAGAATGATCCTCAGGAAGCC ACCAGGCCAGAGGACAGTAGATGATTTAGAAATAATATACGAAGAACTCCTGCACATTAAAGCCTTATCTCATCTTTCTACAACA GTAAAGAGAGAATTAGCAGGCGTGTTGATCTTTGAATCCCATGCTAAAGCCGGGACAGTGT tgtttaatCAGGGGGAAGAAGGAACATCCTGGTATATCATTTTAAAGGGATCAGTAAATGTTGTGATTTATGGCAAG GGAGTTGTATGCACCCTACATGAAGGGGATGATTTCGGGAAATTAGCTCTGGTGAATGATGCTCCGAGAGCAGCTTCTATTGTCTTGCGGGAGGATAACTGTCACTTTCTCAGGGTGGATAAAGAAGACTTTAACAGGATTCTCAGG GACGTTGAAGCCAACACAGTCCGGCTGAAAGAACATGAGCAGGATGTCTTGGTTCTGGAGAAGATCCCAAGTGGTAGCCGAGGCTCTAATCATGGAGGCACTGCGACTCAGTACAA aTACACTGTGATGTCAGGAACTCCAGAGAAGATTTTAGAGCACTTTCTGGAAACTATGCGCCTTGATTCCACTTTTACAGAGTCAG ACTCTGCCCTGGATGATTTTGTTCTGATGCACTGTGTCTTCATGCCAAACAGTCAGCTCTGCTCGCTGCTTATGGCTCA TTACCATGCCCAGCCGTCTCAGGGCACAGAACAGGAGAAAATGGACTACGCCCTCAATAACAAGCGAAGAGTGATCCGCCTGGTGCTGCAGTGGGCAACAGTGTGCGGGGAGCTTCTACAGGAAGAAGAGGCATCTGTGGCGTTCTTGGAA GACTTTTACATGTCTGTGTCAGATGATTCCAGAATGATTCCAGCTCTAAAAGAACAGCTTCCGGAACTTGAGAAGACTGTGAAACACAA TTCAGAAGAAGCAAAATCCTCACAAAAGAAG CACAAGGTTCTTCTGCGTCAGTTTAGCATAGGTGATGAAAGGCTTCAGAATCGACAACCAATTAGGAGCAATGATGAAA TTCTATTTAAGGTGTACTGTATAGACCACACTTACACTACAATCCGTGTGGCAGTAGCGGCTTCAGTGAAAGAAGTGATCACTGCGGTAGCGGATAAGCTGGGCTCAGGGGAGGACTTGATCCTAGTCAAGCTGAGTTCTGGAGGAG AGAAGGTTGTACTGAAGCCCAATGAAATTTCGGTGTTTACCACCCTCAGTCTCAATGGACGACTGTTTTTCTGCCCAAGAGACCAGTATGATTCACTG ACTCCCCTACCAGAGCAGGAAGGTCCTTCAGCTGGATCAATGGGAACATTTGAGCTGATGAGTTCCAAAGACCTGGCTTACCAAATGACTATATATGACTGGGAGCACTTCAGCTGTGTGCATGAG CGTGAGCTGATATATCACACGTTTGGAAGACACAATTTTAAGAAGACCACCGCTAATCTGGACCTGTTCCTGAGACGGTTTAACGAGCTGCAGCTGTGGGTGGTGACGGAGATTGGTCTGTGTTCCCAGCTCGGCAAGCGAGTTCAGCTGATTAAGAAATTTATAAAGATAGCCGCACA TTGCAAGGAGTATAAAAATCTGAATGCCTTTTACGCTATCATCATGGGGCTGAGCAACGTAGCCGTGAGTCGCCTGACACAGACATGGGAG AAACTTCCGAGCAAGTTTAAAAAATTCTACTCGGAATTTGAAAGCTTAAtg GACCCATCCAGAAATCACAGGGCATACAGGCTGACTGTGGCCAAACTGGAGCCGCCAATCATCCCCTTCATGCCCCTGCTTATAAAAG aCATGACTTTCACCCATGAAGGCAACAAGACGTTTATTGACAATCTTGTCAATTTTGAAAAAATG CGTATGATTGCAAACACAGTCAGGATAGTGAGATACTGCAGAAGTCAACCTTTCA ATTCGGATGCATCACTTGCAAACAAGAATCACCAGGAAGTGCGAAGTTACATTCGACAGCTCAATGTAATTGACAACCAGAGGACTTTATCCCAGCTCTCTAACAGACTAGAGCCTCGCCGCTCGTAA
- the LOC117414305 gene encoding rap guanine nucleotide exchange factor 4 isoform X4 translates to MAGLLAPPYGVMETGPSNDRMPDKENMSNNSLCSVSKHSNKTPLIESQAKPCPSKTITQVPSEKILRAGKILRNAILSRAPHMIRDRKYHLKTYKQCCVGTELVDWIMQQSPCVHSRTQAVGMWQVLLEEGVLNHVDQEHNFQDKYLFYRFLDDEQEDAPLPSEDEKKESDEEIQDTLLVLSQIGPDAHMRMILRKPPGQRTVDDLEIIYEELLHIKALSHLSTTVKRELAGVLIFESHAKAGTVLFNQGEEGTSWYIILKGSVNVVIYGKGVVCTLHEGDDFGKLALVNDAPRAASIVLREDNCHFLRVDKEDFNRILRDVEANTVRLKEHEQDVLVLEKIPSGSRGSNHGGTATQYKYTVMSGTPEKILEHFLETMRLDSTFTESDSALDDFVLMHCVFMPNSQLCSLLMAHYHAQPSQGTEQEKMDYALNNKRRVIRLVLQWATVCGELLQEEEASVAFLEDFYMSVSDDSRMIPALKEQLPELEKTVKHNSEEAKSSQKKHKVLLRQFSIGDERLQNRQPIRSNDEILFKVYCIDHTYTTIRVAVAASVKEVITAVADKLGSGEDLILVKLSSGGEKVVLKPNEISVFTTLSLNGRLFFCPRDQYDSLTPLPEQEGPSAGSMGTFELMSSKDLAYQMTIYDWEHFSCVHERELIYHTFGRHNFKKTTANLDLFLRRFNELQLWVVTEIGLCSQLGKRVQLIKKFIKIAAHCKEYKNLNAFYAIIMGLSNVAVSRLTQTWEKLPSKFKKFYSEFESLMDPSRNHRAYRLTVAKLEPPIIPFMPLLIKDMTFTHEGNKTFIDNLVNFEKMRMIANTVRIVRYCRSQPFNSDASLANKNHQEVRSYIRQLNVIDNQRTLSQLSNRLEPRRS, encoded by the exons acaCCTCTCATTGAAAGCCAAGCCAAACCGTGTCCTTCTAAAACCATTACACAG GTCCCTTCTGAAAAGATCCTGAGAGCTGGGAAGATTTTACGGAATGCAATTCTTTCTCGAGCGCCTCACATGATAAGAGATAGGAAATACCATTTGAAGACATACAA acaATGCTGCGTTGGGACAGAGCTGGTCGACTGGATAATGCAGCAGAGCCCTTGTGTTCATTCACGTACGCAGGCAGTCGGCATGTGGCAAGTGCTGCTGGAGGAAGGGGTTCTCAACCATG TGGACCAGGAGCACAATTTCCAGGACAAGTACTTGTTTTACCGCTTCCTGGATGACGAGCAGGAAGATGCCCCTCTGCCCAGCGAAGATGAGAAGAAGGAGAGCGACGAGGAGATCCAGGACACCCTGCTGGTGCTCTCACAGATCGGACCTGATGCACACATGAGAATGATCCTCAGGAAGCC ACCAGGCCAGAGGACAGTAGATGATTTAGAAATAATATACGAAGAACTCCTGCACATTAAAGCCTTATCTCATCTTTCTACAACA GTAAAGAGAGAATTAGCAGGCGTGTTGATCTTTGAATCCCATGCTAAAGCCGGGACAGTGT tgtttaatCAGGGGGAAGAAGGAACATCCTGGTATATCATTTTAAAGGGATCAGTAAATGTTGTGATTTATGGCAAG GGAGTTGTATGCACCCTACATGAAGGGGATGATTTCGGGAAATTAGCTCTGGTGAATGATGCTCCGAGAGCAGCTTCTATTGTCTTGCGGGAGGATAACTGTCACTTTCTCAGGGTGGATAAAGAAGACTTTAACAGGATTCTCAGG GACGTTGAAGCCAACACAGTCCGGCTGAAAGAACATGAGCAGGATGTCTTGGTTCTGGAGAAGATCCCAAGTGGTAGCCGAGGCTCTAATCATGGAGGCACTGCGACTCAGTACAA aTACACTGTGATGTCAGGAACTCCAGAGAAGATTTTAGAGCACTTTCTGGAAACTATGCGCCTTGATTCCACTTTTACAGAGTCAG ACTCTGCCCTGGATGATTTTGTTCTGATGCACTGTGTCTTCATGCCAAACAGTCAGCTCTGCTCGCTGCTTATGGCTCA TTACCATGCCCAGCCGTCTCAGGGCACAGAACAGGAGAAAATGGACTACGCCCTCAATAACAAGCGAAGAGTGATCCGCCTGGTGCTGCAGTGGGCAACAGTGTGCGGGGAGCTTCTACAGGAAGAAGAGGCATCTGTGGCGTTCTTGGAA GACTTTTACATGTCTGTGTCAGATGATTCCAGAATGATTCCAGCTCTAAAAGAACAGCTTCCGGAACTTGAGAAGACTGTGAAACACAA TTCAGAAGAAGCAAAATCCTCACAAAAGAAG CACAAGGTTCTTCTGCGTCAGTTTAGCATAGGTGATGAAAGGCTTCAGAATCGACAACCAATTAGGAGCAATGATGAAA TTCTATTTAAGGTGTACTGTATAGACCACACTTACACTACAATCCGTGTGGCAGTAGCGGCTTCAGTGAAAGAAGTGATCACTGCGGTAGCGGATAAGCTGGGCTCAGGGGAGGACTTGATCCTAGTCAAGCTGAGTTCTGGAGGAG AGAAGGTTGTACTGAAGCCCAATGAAATTTCGGTGTTTACCACCCTCAGTCTCAATGGACGACTGTTTTTCTGCCCAAGAGACCAGTATGATTCACTG ACTCCCCTACCAGAGCAGGAAGGTCCTTCAGCTGGATCAATGGGAACATTTGAGCTGATGAGTTCCAAAGACCTGGCTTACCAAATGACTATATATGACTGGGAGCACTTCAGCTGTGTGCATGAG CGTGAGCTGATATATCACACGTTTGGAAGACACAATTTTAAGAAGACCACCGCTAATCTGGACCTGTTCCTGAGACGGTTTAACGAGCTGCAGCTGTGGGTGGTGACGGAGATTGGTCTGTGTTCCCAGCTCGGCAAGCGAGTTCAGCTGATTAAGAAATTTATAAAGATAGCCGCACA TTGCAAGGAGTATAAAAATCTGAATGCCTTTTACGCTATCATCATGGGGCTGAGCAACGTAGCCGTGAGTCGCCTGACACAGACATGGGAG AAACTTCCGAGCAAGTTTAAAAAATTCTACTCGGAATTTGAAAGCTTAAtg GACCCATCCAGAAATCACAGGGCATACAGGCTGACTGTGGCCAAACTGGAGCCGCCAATCATCCCCTTCATGCCCCTGCTTATAAAAG aCATGACTTTCACCCATGAAGGCAACAAGACGTTTATTGACAATCTTGTCAATTTTGAAAAAATG CGTATGATTGCAAACACAGTCAGGATAGTGAGATACTGCAGAAGTCAACCTTTCA ATTCGGATGCATCACTTGCAAACAAGAATCACCAGGAAGTGCGAAGTTACATTCGACAGCTCAATGTAATTGACAACCAGAGGACTTTATCCCAGCTCTCTAACAGACTAGAGCCTCGCCGCTCGTAA